AATCGGAGTTTAATTTAAAGGAAAAGTTCTTTGAACTTGTATATTCCTTGCTTTCTTTTTTAGCATTAAGTTTTGAAATTAATACTGTTGAATAGGGGCTATTACTGTATCCATCAGTAAGATTCTCCACATAATCTTTTTCTCTTTCAGAAACATAAACCAATCCTTGATTATGTATTACAGGAGCATAATCGGAGTATTTACTATTTACTTCACTAACTCTGTGAACTACGAATAATGGCGTTTGGTCTATCAGTTTACTTATGCCCTCTGCAGCCTTTAATAACATAATTCCTTTTTTATCTCCAGGAACAAGATTGTTATATTTTCTAAGGTTTATTACAGCCTCTTCGTAATTGTTGATATTCATTAAAACTTCTCCGTAATGTAAATAATTTACAGGTTTAGGTTCTGTTTTAGAAATTAAAAGAGAATAATAATGTGCAGCTAATTCATATTTTTTAATTAGCCTGTAACTTTCAGCCAGCTTTTCAATTGCTTGTGCTCCATGCTTTTTACCTACAGCTCTTTTATATAAAGGAACTGCTTTGGCATATTGTAGATTATCAAAATAAGAATCAGCCCGTTTTATTTGAGCCCAAGCATTATTTAATAGTACAAATACAAGTAATAAGGTAAAAAACAGTTTAAAATTTTTCATAAATCAGGCCAGGTTAAAAGTACCTGGGACTAATAGATTTAACTTTTCTTAGGTTAAAATCATAACCAATAAACAATTCATGCGAACCTCTTGCAAGGCGACCAATTCTATTGATACCAATATCATAAGAATAACCAAATCTAAAATTCTCGTTTATCCTGAATTGAGTTAAAAGTACTACTGAATTTTTTGGACGAAAAGATACACCAACCCAAACTTTATGATCAATAATTAAATTGACATTAAGATCAGTACTTAATGGTGCGTTTTCAACAGCTTTTATTAAAATTGAAGGCTGAAGCGCAAGCCTGTCATTAATTTCAAAAGTATTGCCAAGGGTATAGAAAAAATGCATTCTTAAATGACTTTCGATTCCCTCCAGTTTTACAGGTGTAATGCGCTGGGCATATCCAATATGATTTGCACTAAGCCCTGTATAAAATTTTTTAGTATTGTAAAACAAACCAAAATCAGCATTAAATACGGTAGTTTGAGTTCTACTGTTGAAATTATATACATCTGCCTGATCTTTATAATCAATTTTATCCCAATGAAAATTGTAAGTTATTCCTCCAGCTCTTAATCCAAAGGCAAGTTTACCAACGCTTAAGGGAATCCTGTATGCGTAGGAAGCGAGGTAACCGACAGAATTTTTTGGTCCTATTGCATCATTAAATACCTGCAGTCCCACACCCACTCTTGTAGTTAATGGTGTGTTAAGGCTAAGGGTTTGTGTATTTGGAGCCCCGGGTATATTAATCCATTGGTTCCGATTAATTGCCAGTGCAGTAAATGCTTCTCTACTTCCTGCATATGCTGGATTAAGTACAAAAGGATTAAACATGTATTGGCTAAACTGGGCATCTTGCTGAGCAAATCCCAATGAAACCACTAATGTTAAACATATGCTACTTAAAAACTTTTTCATTAAATCAGAATCAATTCGTTAATTCAACCCAGCCTTTGTGAACATCATTGCCTAAAGTTACAATATAAAAATAGGTTCCATCTGGTAAAGGCTTCCCGTTTTTATTGTTTCCAATCCATACTGCGGTATTATTATCGTAGCCTTTGGAGGCCCAAACTTTATCGCCCCAACGATTATATATTTCCACTGAATTTTCAGGAAAATTTTCTATTCCATCTATTATCCAGGTATCATTTTCTCCATCTCCATTAGGTGTTATACCAGAATAAATATGAAAAAAACAGGCACTTGTTCTTTCAAGTTCTATTGAAAATTCTATACTACTTGTTTTTCCGTAACTGTCTGTTACTGTAACAGAGTAAATTCCAGTTTCCAATCCGTATATTGAATCCTGCGAACCAACAGCAGGGGTCCAATTGTAAATATAAGGTGCAAACCCTCCATTAACTTTTATTGCAGCATAGCCATCCTTTGCCCCCCTACAACTTTCACCCTTTGAAACAAGGTCCAGTTCCAGGTTCTGAACAATATTAGGTTGATGAAAACCTTGTGTCAAAAAATAATTATTGGATGAAGAGGTAACAATTACTGCTTCTCCGGCAGAGTAGGAGAGACTGCCCCAGGATCCTTCTGAATAACCGCCTGCGCTGCCGATTAGGACAGGGGTTAGCTGTATTTGTTGGGCTTGTAGGCCTTTTAAAAGTGTCAGCAAAAGAAGAGTTGTTAATTTTATTTTATCCATCATTGCTACGATAAATGATTCCACTCTTAATTTCTTACCTTATCTGCAACCAGTTAGTACCATCTGAAATAATTTCAATGCTAGTATTAACTGCAACTGATGTTGAAGTGGCACCTGTACTTAAAAGAACATAACTTGGACTTACCGTTATTGCAACGCCACGCGCAACAAGAATATACCTTCTGTTGGGGCAAGAACTTGCCGCAGGAAGTGTAAAGGTTGATGCTGTTCCACTCAGATAATAGATTGCAGCTGTGTTATCAAGCGTTGTGGCTGTGGTAACTTTTTTAA
This sequence is a window from Bacteroidota bacterium. Protein-coding genes within it:
- a CDS encoding type IX secretion system membrane protein PorP/SprF — encoded protein: MKKFLSSICLTLVVSLGFAQQDAQFSQYMFNPFVLNPAYAGSREAFTALAINRNQWINIPGAPNTQTLSLNTPLTTRVGVGLQVFNDAIGPKNSVGYLASYAYRIPLSVGKLAFGLRAGGITYNFHWDKIDYKDQADVYNFNSRTQTTVFNADFGLFYNTKKFYTGLSANHIGYAQRITPVKLEGIESHLRMHFFYTLGNTFEINDRLALQPSILIKAVENAPLSTDLNVNLIIDHKVWVGVSFRPKNSVVLLTQFRINENFRFGYSYDIGINRIGRLARGSHELFIGYDFNLRKVKSISPRYF
- a CDS encoding gliding motility-associated C-terminal domain-containing protein — its product is MMDKIKLTTLLLLTLLKGLQAQQIQLTPVLIGSAGGYSEGSWGSLSYSAGEAVIVTSSSNNYFLTQGFHQPNIVQNLELDLVSKGESCRGAKDGYAAIKVNGGFAPYIYNWTPAVGSQDSIYGLETGIYSVTVTDSYGKTSSIEFSIELERTSACFFHIYSGITPNGDGENDTWIIDGIENFPENSVEIYNRWGDKVWASKGYDNNTAVWIGNNKNGKPLPDGTYFYIVTLGNDVHKGWVELTN